TCGAACGACGACGAGTGGATGGATCGGTTTTGGCGTGGGAAGCACAGTCGGAGTCGGAGTCATAGTAGGAGTAAGAGCGCGAGCGGACGGCGCTCGAGCCCGAGTATTCGGACGAAGAGTGGTGATGCTGTTTAGATTAGAATATTCCATGATAGACGGAAGTCCTGAGCGAATACATATACGGACAGAATTGTATCCGTGGTTTCATTTCGCACTATGGGTGCATGCATTTACGCAAGTCTATTATTGTTGGTTATTGACCAGCCAGCGACTATATTACAAACTGTGCTTTCCAAGTACATCCATTTATCCCAGTCTACTGGATTACAAGAGGTGATTACCCTCTATGAACTAGCCCCCGAAGGTATTACTAGAACCCGGCAACAGCCTTCTCCGCATCGTCCTTACCGTACAGTCCCTCCCCCAGATTCTGTACACACTCCTCCCTCCAGTTCTTGGGCGTGAACTTATCCACGATCTGCTTAAATGCATCAAGCGTGCAGAAGGTCTCGTCGCCAGGGAGATGGTTCTCCGCTTTCGCTGCGCAGCCGGGAATCCGGACCGGGACGTCATTGTATCGAATACGCACGTAGTGGTTTTGCAATGCCTGCCGGGTTGAGTTTGGCAGAGAGGAAAGCGGGGTGCGGTCCGTGTTGGACGAGGGCACGGCATCATGCCCCGTGAGGTACGAGACGAGACTCCTTTGCTTGGCGGACGGGGAAGGTGACGATGGAGGTTGGTTCTCCACCCGGGAGAAGAGTTCAATAGCGATCGAAGAGGTGAAAGGCGGCCATTTGGCGTCAAAGGCGCCCACGCTGCCCAGGATAGCGGCGAGGGTGGTATCGTGGCACCCACTCATGGCGAACTTGATCGCCTTGCCGTTCTCCGTGGACGAGCCAGACGCGGAGCGCTCGCTGCGCCAGCCGCCGTTGGCAGCGGCGTTGACCATACGGTCGACTACGTCGCCCATCAGGGCGCCGATCCCGAGTTTCCGGTATTCCCTACTCTCCGCATATCCTGCGAACCACtcgtcgacggcgatggTGTTGGTGTACTCGCGGGCTTTCTTGTCATAGAACTCCGCGGGTAGTCTCGTGGCGGGCCCATGGGCATCGGTCGCGTTGATCGTGTCTTGGATACCGGAGAGGCGGGGATGGGAGTCAACGGCGATTCGGGGAGAGGCTTCGGGCATCCACTTAGACCAGAGGCTGTTGAGATAGTTCATTTGTTCGGAATCGTTCCCTGTAGCGTTATCATTAGGCTCGACTTTTCACTTCTTTGATTCCGAAACAGTAGCGTACATCTTTTCGCGGCACGATCAGCGAACAGCCGGGCCAGTTGCCTGAACCGTCGGCAGTTACCCTCATTAGGAAAGAGTGTCTCATCCGAGAAAGAGCGAGCAACAATCACCGGTGGAGGGAAGTCTTGCGTACGAGCACTGGCCGGGTACATGCCCCAGAAGGCTTGTTGGAGAGACTCCAGAGCTCGAGGGATAGGCGTGGCGCGAAGATACATATCTTCCGTATCCGATTTGATCTTTGGCATGAAACCGAGCTGATCGACATATAGGTGTCTCAGGCGCTGGCCCAGCTCAAATGTAGTCTCCCGCCCTCTATCTGTCAGTTCACCATGTTGGCTGCAAAAGTCGCGAAGCGTATATCCAGTCAGCTATCAGGTCCTCACAATTACCAATTCGTCTCGGAAGTCGGTGAACTTGCCAGATGCCCTCTATGTCACCGGTCGCACCCACGGCAACAACCGACTCGTCTCTGTCACCAAAGGCTTCCATTTTTCTTCGCCATTGAAAGCCATTCCACGATGAGAGGTCCTTCTCGCTGGCTGCCATCTGGATCATCCGACGCGCGACATTGCAATACGGCCAATCTTTGTGCGGTCATCGAGTTAGGAACGAGCAATAAGGTTGAGGGCGATCGTGAATTCGGTTCGGGGCTTCTTACATGGCGCGAGGCCCGCCTTGGAGATGTCAGCTCGAGTGTCATGTATCAATCTGATCGGAAATTGCAATGTTACATACATTCTGAAATCGCGAGGAGACCGGCGTCCGTTCACCTTGAATAACCGTTCTTAGACCCAATTGCTTGGAGATGTTTCGATAGCGGGAAATATCGTACCGTGACGAAGAAACTACATTCTCACTCAGTATGCTTGATTAACTCGGCGCGGAAAATACGTTTGTATCTCATCACATACCACCTGGACCAattgaagctgaagctccTTTGGATAGAGCTTCTCTAGCTCTTCCTTGGAGTAAGGCTCGCGGGGCACAAGAGTCGTCATTGGTAACACCTCACGTagaagtgaagaagcagactgGTTATTAGCAATCAGAGGGGAACCTCATGGAAAAATTCAAAGAAAATAGCAATTGGGTGCAAAGTTAGTGTTGCACCATGCACTAAAAAGAGCGTGTGTTAAGGTGACTCGGATCTGGCAATTGATGACGCCAATGGTGGTGCACAAGAAAGGGGCCAATCAAAGCAGTGCCGAGGATTGCCTGTCGTTCTCATCGACTCCCTTGAGCATCCTATTCCCTGCCTACAATTCCTTGCGTTTTTTCCACGACACTGACCTCGAGATATTCTTCCACTACGGACGGGGTCAAGTGAATCAGATTTGAATATCATTAAGCGAGTAAGTTGACTATCTGCAATGACATACATACGTGCTGCGCTTCTCGTTAAAATTCAGTTAGCCTTGAGCAGCATAGCGATAGAGTTTGCTATTCAATATGTCGATAGCTCCATGTGTTCGCTTCATCAGATAACACtatctcttcttcgcccGTTTCGCTTCAGCCTCCCGCTTCATGGCTTTGATAAGGGTCCCTAATATCTGAATCTGCATTTTGCCTGGAATTAGATGAAAGCTCAGACCCTGGAGGAAGTGAGGCCAATATGCCCAGACAACCGGTTTGCCGCATCCGACACGATTCAAGGCCGCGGAAGCCAGCGTGCGAGAGCTTGGGGTGAATAGGCCCACGGCCACATCATTCCCTTGACTCTTAGTATTTCCCACGCGTAGCCCGAGAACCTCCACGTCTTTTCCGTCGAGCGTCATTTCGGCTTGCAACGACCGGGTGAAGGATTCCACGAATCCCTTGGAAGCACTGTATACTGTGAGGGTCGGCATCACATAAGCTGCTGCCGAAGAGACGGCGAGAATGAGACTCGGGCTATTCCTCTCCAGGACCGGCAACAGGACGCGCGTGATTTGCGCCGTAAAAGTAGAATTAAGGCTGATGGTTGCCTGCACGTCTTCATGTATTAAATCGGCCAGTCGCTCGAACAACTTCACCTCCCCTCCAGCATTGTTGACCAGAACAGTGAGACGGGCGTCACCAATCTCTTGTGCAATCCATCTGAGATCTTCAGAGCTTTTAAACGCGTCAAAGACTATGATCCGAATCTTTCGGTTGGGGAACTCGGCCAGCAGCTCATCGCGTTTTCGTAGTAACTTGTCGTGGTTCCGACCGTGTAGGAAAACGTTGAATCCACGCTTGCAGAGTTCCTGGGCAAACCCGAAACCTATTCCATCGCTGGCGCCGGTCACCAAAGCCCACGCATCTTTTCCAGCGGGGTTATAGCGAGAGAGACTGGAGGGTCGGAGGTAGCAGTAAACATGGCGGGCAACTTGTACGGCAAGATAACAAATGGCTGCAGCGCCAATATAGCTGAATGCGGATTTCAATTCTTCTGGTGTTTGCAGCATTGTACAGGGTCGTTGGCGATTAGTTGCTTCTGGATGGGACAGTGCGCGTAGGCGCTAAAGGACTCAGTTTCTGGACGAACTAGAcatgagagagagagagagagagagagagagagagatttATATCTCTGGCGCTCGATCCGTCTGAGTAGCGCTGGTCAATAAGGATTTAGTCGTTGAGATTAGAGCTGTGTGGAAGAAAGTCAAGATCTTTGAACTACATCTCTCCTACTTCGCCGTGGGAGGGGTCTGACGGTGCAAGCGTGCGATGAGATCATCCATCACAGGATCGTGGCTGTCGACCATCATGATGCGCGACTAGTTTCTTTCGGCAGGGGCCTAACATGCCCGAGGCAGTATCTTCTCATGATACTCCAAGGATGGTGGAGGGGGAATTGGAGAATAGCAATGAGACTATTTGTCTGGATATCTCTCAAGAATACCCAAAGCGAGGCAGTTTGACGCTCTTTCACAGGAACTCTGAACGCCAAGCCAACCTAACCCGGCTTATCTCCAGGACCACACTGCACCTTCACCTTTATCAACACACGACCTTCTCGCTGCCATTGAGATTCAAGGTATTGACAGCGCAGTTGTCTGGGTCGCATCATTCTTCCGTCTGCGATATCGTAGTGAGCTAGAGAGTATCCGTCCTACGCAGGAACTTCCCCAATTACGTTCTGGTTCACTCTTGTTCTGAACCTCCTGGATAGTATACACCGTCACGTGGATGCAGTCAGTGTTCAGGCTTCTGGTCAAAATCACAGCGTGCCTCGCCATGAGGCTGAAGATCTGACCGTCTTTCAACATTCACTCATCATCTTTGTCCCCAGTGTCGCATATTGCACCCTCAAGCAGCACATTGGATTACTGACCTGTGTTCTTCACTACCGTCGGCTTGTCTGAAGCCTCTTCACTCGACATGGATGTAAGGAACCCTGCTTCCTGGTCAACTTCCTCGCCCAACTATGCTGGGCATTACAGGAAATGCCACATTGACGATCCATTGTTTTGCTCGAAGCTTGTCTCTCTGATGGAATTGACAATTTGTCGCAATTAATGAGTCTACTGCTGAGCTGACCTCTCTTGTCTCAGATTGCAAACCAGCATTTGGGGCCGCCGGTACAAGGCAAACCGGGCACGAATAAGCCTCGAGATGCTAAACCGCGCTTACTTCTGATGGGGCTTCGCCGGTGAGCTATCCGTGTCTGAATGATTTTGACGTGTCGCTAACTCTATCCAGGAGCGGCAAGTCATCCATCGCCAGCGTTGTCTTCCATAAGATGCCGCCAAATGAGACATTATTTCTAGAATCAACGACCCGTATCCAGAAAGATTCGATTCAGTAAGTACTCCCCTGCACTGCCGTATCCTGTTCTTACACAGTCTTTAGCTCTTTCATGGACTTCCAAGTCTGGGATTTCCCTGGTCAGCTAGAATACCTCGAACCGTCATTTGACCTAGAAGCTATTTTCGGCAGTTTAGGCGCGCTTGTATGGGTGATTGATGCCCAGGATGATTATCTAGACTCCGTTGCTAGGTTGAACCGGACCATTTTGACCGTTCAGCAATACTACCCGAACATCAATATCGAAGTCTTCATCCACAAAGTTGACGGGCTTTCAGACGAATATCGCACAGATACCTTCCAAGACATAGTCCAGCGTATCTCGGATGAGTTAAGTGATGCCGGCTACGAGAATGCCCCGGTACATTACTATTTGACGTCAATCTATGACTACTCTGTTTTCGAGGCTTTCAGCAAGGTGATCCAGAAGCTCATCCCGAATCTCTCTACATTGGAAAATCTGATCAATACCCTTGCGAATAATTGTGGTTTCGAGAAGACATACCTCTTCGATGTCCTGAGCAAAATCTACATTGCCTCGGACACTCGTCCCGTCGACATGTCATGTTACGAAATGTGCTCGGATTACATAGACGTAATTGTTGACGTCTCAGAGTTGTATTCGTGGGACCATCCAGACCGCAAGCCCAAGGGAGATCAGATACAAGAGGCGGAAAGTCATGTTGTCTTGCATGACGAGACCATGATACATCTGATGGAAATGAACAAGTGAGCTGTCTCCGACATATCTATCGTTGAAAACTGTACTGACTGTTCAAGGTACCTATGTCTTGTCTCTGTGATTCGTAATCCTGAAgcgaaagagaagaaggggcTCATCGACATGAACTGCCGCACGTTCCAAGAAGCGCTTAATGATGTGTTCTCAAGGAGCTGGGAGCAAGACCAGGATACAGATCATGCAGGCCAGGAGCAGACGCAGCCTCAACTAGTCGAGCAAGGCCCAAGGAGCTAAGAACATGGAAAATGTACTTGAAATTAACGAAACACTTTGTACTGGCCTTAAGTCTTCGAAGCCCCAAGTGACTGGGCCGTGGTCCCCCTATGGTAGTATTCTCTCTGTTGAGGCTACTGCTATTCATGATATCTCGATACATACACTATCTCCAAATTGAAAGTTCGATTTGATCAAGGTGCTAGACCGTATCTACATATGTTAGGAACCACAGTCAAGTAGGCATCAGGCGCCAAGGCATCATTAACTGCAGACCCACTTATCGAAATTTTCCCTTTTCGAGAGCTTTAAAAAGTTTCAATTCTCgtcctctgcctcttcttcttcttctctctcacTCACTAAGCAATAATTGGTAGTGCAATAGCAAGAGCTATAGCATCAAGCAGAATGTGTCCTTGATTAACTGACATCCCAAATCCAGCATGTCCGATCACTTCAAGCATTCTCAACTCCCTATGATCTGTAAGTGCATCTGCCTTTTTCGTTTCACCCGCAACAAAAAATTCCTCTCCCCCCTCTGAAATGATGAAAACCTTTTCCACATTCGCAGTTTCCACGCTAGCCGTCGCTAGAACCCATCTTAGACGTGCTCTGTGCGCATTTTCTTCCTTGGATGTCTGACTTTTTGACCActtcatcttctgctcttGCAAGATTGGGAGTGAGCTTTGACTGATTGATATCATTAGTTTTCTAGGTTCTGTTTCTCAATGGCGGGTAGCATCTGAATAGATATAAGTGATCCTGAGCAATCTGGGAAAAGGTTGTGGCATTTCTTGAGAAATATTATGTGGCTAGACACGCATTCGTCGCAGAAGCTTAGATCTTGATGATAATCATAAGTCAATGATCATACAACTCTTTCTGTTTACTGGGATACTAGTCCTGTAAGGTGCTGTGTCTGCTCAATGAGTTGAGAGCTAGATGGACGTAGTACAGTGAAGCGATAAAAAGAACAACCAACAGTGTGACCATGTAGATAATATACCTGAATGCTGAGGCGGCAGCTCTGAATGAATTCAAATTATATACCAGTTGCACGTCGCGCTCCATAATTGTGAAACCATCGCCTAGAGGTAACTGGTGGAGAAGTCGGAGATACGGTCTTACAGCTATCTGGCCTCGGTTCCCAAGGCGAACTTACATGCAACTTACACCAGCACAGAACAAACCAAATGCCATCCAGCATTATCTGAACAACAACCAGCACCATGTCCGAACTCCGCCAAAGACAAGTTCCCGCGCAATCTCCCTCGACATCCGACAAACCCACGAAATCAGCATCGCCGCGACGAAGCGATGATGGCGGAATCAGCGTCGCCGACATCATCCGTGTGCTGCTCACGCTGGTCGTAGCATCCTGCGGGCTTTCCTACTACATGACCGGCGAGTCTGTCCTCTGGGGATACAGGCCGTGGTTCACAAGATGGCCAGTCTTGGTCCAGTACATTGTTAGCCAGCCCCGTCTTTTGCGAGGGCTCTTTGCTCTTTCCCGCCGTCGTGCCTCAACGATGATGCTAACAACGCAAAGAAAGGACCCGTGTACCTAACACCAGACCAACTCGCCCTCTACAACGGCACCGACCCCTCCCTCCCCATCTACGTCGCCGTCAACGGCACCATCTTCGACGTCTCCGCTAACCGGCTCGTCTACGGCCCGGGCGGCAGCTACAACTTCTTCGCGGGCCGGGATGCAACTCGTGCGTTTGTGACGGGCTGTTTCCAGGAGGACCTCACGCATGACCTTACGGGtgtggaggagatgttcATCCCCcttgagaatgaggaggaagacaagaagctgAGCAGTGGGGAGAGGAAGATTCGGCGGGAGCAGGATAGGAGGGTGGCGCTGGGCAAGGTGCGGAAGCAGGTGGCTCACTGGGAGAATTTCTTCCGTAACCACAAGAAGTACTTTGCGGTGGGAAAGGTGGTCGGCCTGGAAAATTTgcccaaggagaagagggagctCTGTAAGGCGGCGAGGCAGCAgcggccgaagaagagggaggtgGTGGGTTGATGTTATAGCAAAACTGGCGTGTATGATGGTTACGATCAGGTCATAGGTATCTACGAGTCGGAATAGCAAGTTTGGAACAGATTTTGTGAGATCGATTCTGTCAAATATACTTGACATATGCAGTAGCGCGTGCTTTCACACCAGAATACATCATTCGCCCAGCCAGACTTTCCGAATTTTATAGTGATATCATTCGTAGCATAAAAAAAGGACCGCGAGAAATATCCGTATGGGATCGTTTACTCAGCGGTAACGGCACGGGCTGGGAGCATTCAGTTAGCATTGCAATTCAACAGCGACAACCACACTTATAGAAATGCAAGCAGTGCGGGCACATACTGTAGATGGTCATCTTGGAGTGGCCAACGACCTTCTTGATCTGTCCCTTCTCCTCGAGATCAGCGAGGGCTTTGCGGGCCAAGCTGCCGTTGATCTTCAGACGGTCGACAAGGGTGGCAACGGTGATGAGGCGGTAGGACTGGACTTCCTTCTGGAGTCTCTCGGCGGTCTGCTTCTCAAGGACGACGGCGTGCTGGGCCTTGTCCTTGACTGTACAGTGAAATCAAGTCAGCATTCGTCCAGTCTCCGACCCCAAGCTTCGTTGATCCGACAAGTGTCAATCTCTTCTCCCCGACGAAAAAAAAACCGATGTGGTATTTTCATTTTCAATTGGAAAGATGATCATTCGCTTCAACGGTTTTGGGTGATATGATGATGGGAAGACGATGGGAATTGCGtacccttgcccttggaccacttcttcttttgctttccTGCGCCGGCGGCCTTGAAGATAACATTAGTATCGCCTCACTTTAATCATAATCGGAATGGGACAAAGCGCTTCCAAAACGTACCATTTTGACTGTCTGATGCGGATGTTCGACGGAGGAGCTGCACAGAACGTCGGCCAGAAGTTTGAATACCAAGTGCGAAATTGAGTGGGGGATGACTAAGCGTCACGTGCGTATGAACCCTAAGCCCTCTCGTTGATGCTGGCTCGGTTAGCATGGCCCCGCCTCCTGGATATGATTGGCCAGCGGGAAGTATATCCAGGATGGGTAAATCAGGCTTCAATGTTTGAGCAGGTGATGGCTATCTTGATCCATCTCCGTaggtttttttttcttatgAGTAAAACATCTATGGTTTGTAGACTAAAACACTCGATCACAAGAATTCATTACTCGTCATAATCATCCGCAATAGCCCAACTGAATTCAACATCATCTGCTCGTGTTCGAGCAATAATTATTTGAGGACTTTGTTTACGCTGTAAGCTACTTTAAACTGCTGCGCACCGCCCTCCAACTCGAAATGACCAAGGACGTAATCTTCAAGTGTTCCGAACCATAACGCTGGCATATCATCTTGACCTGAAGACAACCATCTTACGTCGTATTTTCCACCTTCACCTCGTGAAATCGGGACTGGGATAATTGAGGGGTGTCTGTCAAGCGACCAATATCGGATAACGGGGACAAGAATATTAGATGTAGTTACAAGGAACTCGGTTCTCGAAGGGTGCCATACGACTTGTCGGACTGGATGGTCATGAAGTAGGACTGAGACGAGGCCGGGCTCCGTTTTCAAATCCCAGACCCAGACAACATTGGGTCGTGTCTGATCGACTGTGCTGAGAAAAGCACCGTTGGCACTGAACGCCATAATTGATGCGCCCCGAGGTGGACCGCTTGACTCTGAAATCATGCTAAAGGCAGAAGATACTGGCAACTCTGTGTATCCAAGACTCCCATCTGCCGTCACAAATCTCTCATGCCAGGCGCTTAGCGAGGGCTGTTCCATTGGGAATGCATGTGAGAGCGTCATGCAGCAAGAAAACTGTACCAGTCATTAGGATTACTCGTAATACACGGTAACAAACCTCCAGCAAACAAAAGAGAGCTCAGAGGACAATGACTTACCGTCTTGGTATTCAGAATGTCTATCGTCCCATCCACTTTTCCAACCGCTAACAGGTCCGAAGTACCGCTTTGGCTAAATGCTGGGCTCCATTCTATGCTTCTGACCCCGAGGTCAAAAGCACTTTCCGAATCAGGCGAGCCGTTATAGGTCCTAAAAAGGTTTCCATCTGCTGTATATATTAAGAGTCTTGTACCCGCACTTGCCGCATCCCAGACGGCGATCCAGTTTCCATCCGGGCTCCATTTCAAGCCCTGAGCATCCGACGTCGGCAAGTTGACTCGATTAACCAGCTCGTAAGACCGATATTCATGGATAGTCAACACGTCGGACGTTTCTGGCTTCAGTAGGATAGCAAGCTGTCGCGTTCGCGGTCGAAAGCCAAAGCCATTATAATGTGAGACCTTTGGAGATTTAATGACCTGGCTACGACCACTGTCCAGCGAATGGATCGTAAACTTTGTGTTCCATGCATGGAATACAATAATCTCATTCTCATCGGCGCCAAAGTCAATGTTCAGAGCACCGTATTCGACATTCTCGATCTCAGCGTGCAGCTGCAGGGGATGAAGGTCCCAGACCAGAATACGGGTATCGGTCGCACAGAGGATACGTCGTTCTGCGCTCTCTTTTTGGCGGTTGATGGTATCTGACTGGGCGAGTTGGTTCGGCCGCGAAAATCTCAAAAATCTAATCGGTGTCTCTTTGAGCTTAACGATTTCTACCTCCTGAAAGTCAGAACATAGGGGACTGAGGTGAATTATGAGGTCTTTGCCATTGAGTTGAGCTGCAAAAGCTCCGTCATCCGATAGGAAAGCTGTCGATGAGCCTGCCATCATGTTATGAAGCTGTCTGGATTTGGGGTGTGTGCTCATTGGACTCACCTGCCACTACTGTGGAGTCCATGATTGTTCCCTCAGACGTATAACACGCAGCCGGAATAACTGTCAAACCTGTATCGAGTTATCGGAGGCGCATAAGACAACTGCTACTCATACAGGCTTTGCCTATGAGCTACATCACTTTCTCTAAATCTTACGGAAGATATCCCAGTTACTGTC
The DNA window shown above is from Aspergillus fumigatus Af293 chromosome 1, whole genome shotgun sequence and carries:
- a CDS encoding putative acid phosphatase — its product is MTTLVPREPYSKEELEKLYPKELQLQLVQVFLRHGERTPVSSRFQNAGLAPYWPYCNVARRMIQMAASEKDLSSWNGFQWRRKMEAFGDRDESVVAVGATGDIEGICQHGELTDRGRETTFELGQRLRHLYVDQLGFMPKIKSDTEDMYLRATPIPRALESLQQAFWGMYPASARTQDFPPPVIVARSFSDETLFPNEGNCRRFRQLARLFADRAAKRWNDSEQMNYLNSLWSKWMPEASPRIAVDSHPRLSGIQDTINATDAHGPATRLPAEFYDKKAREYTNTIAVDEWFAGYAESREYRKLGIGALMGDVVDRMVNAAANGGWRSERSASGSSTENGKAIKFAMSGCHDTTLAAILGSVGAFDAKWPPFTSSIAIELFSRVENQPPSSPSPSAKQRSLVSYLTGHDAVPSSNTDRTPLSSLPNSTRQALQNHYVRIRYNDVPVRIPGCAAKAENHLPGDETFCTLDAFKQIVDKFTPKNWREECVQNLGEGLYGKDDAEKAVAGF
- a CDS encoding putative short chain dehydrogenase/reductase yields the protein MLQTPEELKSAFSYIGAAAICYLAVQVARHVYCYLRPSSLSRYNPAGKDAWALVTGASDGIGFGFAQELCKRGFNVFLHGRNHDKLLRKRDELLAEFPNRKIRIIVFDAFKSSEDLRWIAQEIGDARLTVLVNNAGGEVKLFERLADLIHEDVQATISLNSTFTAQITRVLLPVLERNSPSLILAVSSAAAYVMPTLTVYSASKGFVESFTRSLQAEMTLDGKDVEVLGLRVGNTKSQGNDVAVGLFTPSSRTLASAALNRVGCGKPVVWAYWPHFLQGLSFHLIPGKMQIQILGTLIKAMKREAEAKRAKKR
- a CDS encoding GTR/RAG family Ras-related GTP-binding protein translates to MDIANQHLGPPVQGKPGTNKPRDAKPRLLLMGLRRSGKSSIASVVFHKMPPNETLFLESTTRIQKDSIHSFMDFQVWDFPGQLEYLEPSFDLEAIFGSLGALVWVIDAQDDYLDSVARLNRTILTVQQYYPNINIEVFIHKVDGLSDEYRTDTFQDIVQRISDELSDAGYENAPVHYYLTSIYDYSVFEAFSKVIQKLIPNLSTLENLINTLANNCGFEKTYLFDVLSKIYIASDTRPVDMSCYEMCSDYIDVIVDVSELYSWDHPDRKPKGDQIQEAESHVVLHDETMIHLMEMNKYLCLVSVIRNPEAKEKKGLIDMNCRTFQEALNDVFSRSWEQDQDTDHAGQEQTQPQLVEQGPRS
- a CDS encoding putative heme/steroid binding domain protein, whose amino-acid sequence is MSELRQRQVPAQSPSTSDKPTKSASPRRSDDGGISVADIIRVLLTLVVASCGLSYYMTGESVLWGYRPWFTRWPVLVQYIKGPVYLTPDQLALYNGTDPSLPIYVAVNGTIFDVSANRLVYGPGGSYNFFAGRDATRAFVTGCFQEDLTHDLTGVEEMFIPLENEEEDKKLSSGERKIRREQDRRVALGKVRKQVAHWENFFRNHKKYFAVGKVVGLENLPKEKRELCKAARQQRPKKREVVG
- a CDS encoding 40S ribosomal protein eS25; the protein is MAAGAGKQKKKWSKGKVKDKAQHAVVLEKQTAERLQKEVQSYRLITVATLVDRLKINGSLARKALADLEEKGQIKKVVGHSKMTIYTRAVTAE
- a CDS encoding WD40 repeat domain-containing protein, whose translation is MDSTVVAGSSTAFLSDDGAFAAQLNGKDLIIHLSPLCSDFQEVEIVKLKETPIRFLRFSRPNQLAQSDTINRQKESAERRILCATDTRILVWDLHPLQLHAEIENVEYGALNIDFGADENEIIVFHAWNTKFTIHSLDSGRSQVIKSPKVSHYNGFGFRPRTRQLAILLKPETSDVLTIHEYRSYELVNRVNLPTSDAQGLKWSPDGNWIAVWDAASAGTRLLIYTADGNLFRTYNGSPDSESAFDLGVRSIEWSPAFSQSGTSDLLAVGKVDGTIDILNTKTFSCCMTLSHAFPMEQPSLSAWHERFVTADGSLGYTELPVSSAFSMISESSGPPRGASIMAFSANGAFLSTVDQTRPNVVWVWDLKTEPGLVSVLLHDHPVRQVVWHPSRTEFLVTTSNILVPVIRYWSLDRHPSIIPVPISRGEGGKYDVRWLSSGQDDMPALWFGTLEDYVLGHFELEGGAQQFKVAYSVNKVLK